In Choloepus didactylus isolate mChoDid1 chromosome 25 unlocalized genomic scaffold, mChoDid1.pri SUPER_25_unloc2, whole genome shotgun sequence, one genomic interval encodes:
- the PRAM1 gene encoding PML-RARA-regulated adapter molecule 1 isoform X5, with the protein MESHQDFRSLQAKFQASQPESSEPPRKSLKPEFNKLPKKFPQPESSEHARKPSQAEFGAVPRKPLQAEFGAVPRKAPQPEFTDIPRKPSKLESTELSKKFPQFETSPLPKKPPQLEPSTGPQKPPQLEPGTLPQKPPQLDPSTHPQKPPQLDPSTHPQKPPQLDPGTLPQKPPQLDPGTHPQKPPQREPGTHPQKPPQLEPSTHPQKPPQLEPSTHPQKPPQLEPSTHPQKPPQLEPSTHPQKPPQLEPSTHPQKPPQLEPSTHPQKPPQLEPSTHPQKPPQLEPSTHPQKPPQLELNDPTRPPTETKFSPFPRKFQLPEASEATLKPSVPDFSTFPKKPPQPEINVHPRKPPKKFLLQPESAELPPTPSKPEISEPHPPPSKPEFSAFPRKAPQPQQNDFPMRLPQPEFGDLTRTSSEPEFSVFPKRAQQPEFKALLPKKPPQPELSALPRTSSEPMFNILPGKFPQPEGRGPPRKFSQPEANAPKRHPQDKFFGDLPRKPQLPGSVSESSLPAAIAGSGSRFLLSPGFGVPGMTRVGRRSSGALALSGGSKLGLKPGHPPRRRTLPPASSLGPPPAKPPLPPVLTDIESFRRPSVAAAGGSGRQTKETGGVPWRCLPPSLLPFSPIALRRTRSSAGALFQARQSEDIPQDPDEIYELYDDVEPTDNARPSLKSTDEVPSTKQVSRRSPQDPELNTPIPWKEGEGPPASAVAACGPEEDQEGRES; encoded by the exons ATG GAGAGCCATCAGGACTTCCGGAGCCTCCAAGCAAAGTTCCAGGCCTCTCAGCCCGAGTCCAGTGAACCCCCCAGGAAATCGCTAAAACCCGAGTTCAACAAACTCCCAAAGAAGTTTCCTCAGCCTGAGTCAAGCGAGCACGCTAGGAAACCCTCACAGGCTGAGTTTGGTGCAGTCCCCAGGAAACCCTTGCAGGCCGAATTTGGTGCAGTCCCCAGGAAGGCCCCGCAGCCCGAGTTCACTGATATCCCCAGGAAGCCCTCCAAACTTGAGTCCACTGAACTCTCCAAGAAGTTCCCACAGTTTGAGACCAGCCCGCTTCCCAAGAAGCCCCCACAGCTGGAGCCCAGCACAGGCCCCCAGAAGCCCCCACAGTTGGAACCTGGCACACTTCCCCAGAAGCCCCCACAGTTGGACCCCAGCACACATCCACAGAAGCCCCCACAGTTGGACCCCAGCACACATCCACAGAAGCCCCCACAGCTGGACCCTGGCACACTTCCCCAGAAGCCCCCACAGTTGGACCCCGGCACACATCCCCAGAAGCCTCCACAGCGGGAGCCTGGCACACATCCCCAGAAGCCCCCACAGCTGGAGCCTAGCACACATCCCCAGAAGCCCCCACAGCTGGAGCCTAGCACACATCCCCAGAAGCCCCCACAGCTGGAGCCCAGCACACATCCCCAGAAGCCCCCACAGCTGGAGCCCAGCACACATCCCCAGAAGCCCCCACAGCTGGAGCCCAGCACACATCCCCAGAAGCCCCCACAGCTGGAGCCCAGCACACATCCCCAGAAGCCCCCACAGCTGGAGCCCAGCACACATCCCCAGAAGCCCCCACAGCTGGAGCCCAGCACACATCCCCAGAAGCCCCCACAGTTGGAGCTCAATGATCCCACCAGACCACCCACAGAAACCAAGTTCAGTCCATTCCCCAGGAAGTTTCAGCTGCCTGAGGCCAGTGAGGCCACTCTGAAGCCCTCAGTGCCTGACTTCAGTACCTTTCCCAAGAAGCCCCCGCAGCCTGAGATCAATGTGCACCCCAGAAAGCCCCCTAAGAAATTCCTGCTGCAGCCCGAGTCTGCTGAGTTACCCCCAACACCCTCGAAGCCGGAGATCAGtgagccccaccccccaccctcaaaGCCCGAGTTCAGTGCATTTCCCAGAAAGGCCCCACAGCCTCAGCAGAATGACTTCCCCATGAGGCTCCCGCAACCCGAGTTTGGTGATCTTACCAGGACATCCTCAGAACCCGAGTTCAGTGTGTTTCCCAAGAGGGCCCAACAGCCCGAGTTCAAAGCACTCCTACCCAAGAAGCCTCCGCAGCCCGAGCTGAGTGCCCTCCCCAGGACGTCCTCAGAGCCCATGTTCAACATACTTCCTGGGAAGTTTCCACAGCCCGAGGGCCGAGGGCCACCCCGCAAGTTCTCACAGCCCGAGGCCAATGCACCCAAGAGGCATCCACAGGATAAGTTCTTTGGTGATCTTCCCAGAAAGCCCCAGCTCCCGGGCTCAGTTTCCGAGAGCTCCCTGCCTGCCGCCATTGCAGGCTCTGGCTCCAGGTTCCTACTCAGCCCTGGGTTTGGAGTCCCGGGGATGACCCGTGTTGGGAGGCGGAGTTCAGGAGCCCTCGCTCTCAGTGGAGGGTCCAAGCTGGGCCTCAAACCTGGCCACCCACCCCGGCGGAGGACTCTGCCCCCTGCCAGCAGTCTGGGACCCCCTCCAGCCAAGCCCCCACTGCCCCCAGTCCTCACAGATATCGAGAGCTTTCGGAGACCCTCGGTGGCAGCTGCAGGTGGGTCAGGGCGGCAGACAAAGGAGACAGGTGGGGTTCCCTGGCGgtgcctgcctccctccctcctgcccttctCTCCAATAGCTCTCCGGAGGACCCGCTCCTCTGCTGGGGccctcttccaggccagacaATCTGAAGACATCCCGCA GGACCCGGATGAGATCTATGAGCTGTATGATGACGTGGAACCCACAGACAATGCCAGACCCAGTCTCAAAAGCACAG ATGAAGTGCCATCTACAAAGCAAGTCTCCAGGAGGTCTCCACAAGACCCAGAGCTCAA CACCCCAATTCcttggaaggaaggagaaggtCCCCCAGCCTCAGCAGTTGCTGCCTGCGGACCTGAAGAAGATCAGGAAGGCAGAGAAAGCTGA